In Elephas maximus indicus isolate mEleMax1 chromosome 7, mEleMax1 primary haplotype, whole genome shotgun sequence, the following proteins share a genomic window:
- the LOC126080746 gene encoding olfactory receptor 1030-like: protein MLKKNHSEVTEFILLGLTDRAELQPVLFVVFLVIYLITVTGNVSMIFLIRSDSKLHTPMYFFLSHLSFVDLCYATNVTPQMLVNFLSERKTISFIGCIIQFHFFIALVITDYYMLTVMAYDRYMAICKPLLYGSKMSKCVCISLVTVPYIYGFANGLVQTVLMLRLSFCGPNEINHFYCADPPLMVLACSDTYVKETAMFVVAGSNLTCSLTIILISYIFIFTAILRIRSAEGRRKAFSTCGSHLTAVTVFYGTLFSMYLRPPSKASVKPGKIVAVFYIFVSPMLNPLIYSLRNKDVKRAIRKVIQKKLFV, encoded by the coding sequence atgtTAAAGAAAAACCACTCCGAGGTGACTGAATTTATTCTGCTGGGCCTGACTGACCGAGCTGAGCTGCAGCCTGTACTTTTTGTGGTATTCCTAGTGATCTACCTTATCACAGTAACAGGCAATGTGagcatgatttttttaattagaagtgACTCGAAACTGCACACGccaatgtactttttcctcagtcaCCTCTCCTTTGTAGACCTCTGTTATGCCACCAATGTCACTCCGCAGATGCTGGTTAATTTCTTATCCGAGAGAAAAACTATTTCTTTCATTGGTTGCATCATACAATTCCACTTTTTCATTGCCCTGGTCATCACAGATTATTATATGCTTACAGTGATGGCTTATGACCGCTACATGGCCATCTGCAAACCCTTGTTATACGGTAGCAAAATGTCCAAATGTGTCTGCATCTCTCTGGTCACTGTTCCTTACATTTATGGCTTTGCAAACGGTCTGGTACAGACTGTACTGATGCTACGTCTGTCCTTCTGTGGACCCAATGAGATCAACCACTTTTACTGTGCAGACCCACCTCTCATGGTCCTCGCCTGCTCAGATACCTATGTCAAAGAAACTGCCATGTTTGTGGTGGCTGGATCCAACCTCACCTGTTCTCTCACCATCATCCTCATCTCCTATATTTTCATCTTCACTGCCATCCTGCGCATCCGCTCTGCTGAGGGGAGACGTAAAGCCTTCTCTACCTGTGGGTCCCATCTCACTGCGGTTACCGTCTTTTACGGGACTCTGTTCTCTATGTATCTGAGACCCCCTTCTAAGGCATCTGTAAAGCCGGGGAAAATTGTAGCTGTTTTTTATATCTTTGTGAGTCCTATGTTAAACCCTTTGATCTATAGCCTGAGAAACAAAGATGTTAAAAGAGCAATAAGGAAAGTTATCCAAAAGAAATTGTTTGTATAA